A region of Flavobacterium indicum GPTSA100-9 = DSM 17447 DNA encodes the following proteins:
- a CDS encoding efflux RND transporter permease subunit, translating to MFKNFIKRPVMAIVVSLIIIFMGLLSIKTLPISQFPEIAPPRVIVTLAYPGASADVLVKSALIPLERSINGVPGMKYMVSDATSAGEATIQVVFELGTDPNQAVVNVKNRVDKVINNLPHLVQLEGVIVNVVQPSMLMYINLYSNDKNSDEKFLYNYANVNIIPEIQRINGISQAQILGNRNYAMRVWLNPDRMRAYKVSVDEVMKAMAEQSIIGRPGRLGQATGIKSQSLEYVLVYQGRYNKPEQYENIIIRSNSEGEIIKLKDIGKVQFGSEFFDIYSNKDGHPSAAIQLKQVYGSNASDVIEQVKHKMEELKGSFPPGMKYEVSYDVSNFLDASIDKVIHTLGEAFVLVALVVFIFLGDWRSTLIPIIAVPISLIGAFIFMKAFGLTINLITLFALVLAIGIVVDDAIVVVEAVHLKMEEDHVGPYKAVQRVLGEIGGAVVAITLLMTSVFVPVAFMTGPVGVFYRQFSITMASSIVLSGIVALTLTPVLCAMILKNTHGQPRKKTPINRFIDAFNRWFEKLTGRYTNILTKIVDRRLVTFLVLGGFAVGTFFVNETLPAGFIPGEDQGMIYAIIQTPPGSTLENTNAVARKLQAIAKKVEGIQSVSSLAGYEVLTEGRGSNAGTCLINLKPWEDREHSVHEIIEELEEKSKDFGAVIEYFEPPAVPGYGAAGGLSLRLLDKTNGEDYHEFDRINKEFMSELGKRKELTGLFTFYAANYPQYEIVIDNQAAMQKGVSIGNAMENLNILIGSTYEQGFIRFNNFFKVYVQSGPEFRRYASDLLNYYVKNDKGEMVPYSAFMTLKKRQGPNEITRYNLYNSAAIRAVPAKGYTTGEAIKAIQEVAKKHLPHGYDVDWEGLSFDEARRGNEGIIIFGIVLIFVYLVLAAQYESFILPMAVVLSLPAGIFGTFFLLKMFGLANDIYAQVGLVMLVGLLGKNAVLIVEYAVQKNQQGMSILDSAIEGAKVRFRPILMTSFAFIAGLIPLVKATGAGAIGNRTIGTSALGGMLFGTIFGVILIPGLYYIFGKLAEGRKMIKHEDFTPLTEEVDYNHKHKKDKNKDTGHNEKK from the coding sequence ATGTTTAAGAATTTTATCAAACGACCAGTGATGGCGATCGTTGTATCGTTAATCATTATATTTATGGGTTTACTTTCCATAAAAACGTTACCTATATCTCAATTTCCTGAAATTGCACCTCCAAGGGTAATTGTAACTTTAGCGTATCCTGGAGCAAGTGCCGATGTATTAGTAAAATCAGCTTTAATTCCATTAGAACGTTCTATCAATGGAGTTCCAGGAATGAAATACATGGTTTCCGATGCAACATCTGCCGGTGAAGCAACAATCCAAGTTGTTTTTGAATTAGGTACTGACCCTAATCAAGCGGTTGTAAATGTAAAAAACCGTGTGGATAAGGTAATAAATAATTTACCTCATTTAGTTCAATTAGAAGGTGTAATTGTTAATGTAGTGCAACCAAGTATGTTGATGTATATTAACTTGTATAGTAATGATAAAAACTCGGATGAGAAGTTTTTATATAATTATGCGAATGTTAATATTATTCCAGAAATTCAACGTATCAACGGTATTTCACAAGCACAAATTTTAGGAAATAGAAACTATGCTATGCGTGTTTGGTTAAATCCTGACCGTATGCGTGCTTATAAAGTTTCAGTCGATGAAGTGATGAAGGCCATGGCTGAGCAAAGTATTATCGGTCGTCCAGGACGTTTAGGACAAGCTACAGGTATTAAATCACAATCTTTGGAATATGTTTTGGTGTACCAAGGACGATACAATAAACCTGAGCAGTATGAAAACATAATCATTCGTTCCAATTCTGAAGGTGAAATTATTAAATTAAAGGATATTGGAAAAGTTCAGTTTGGAAGTGAATTTTTTGATATCTATTCCAATAAAGACGGACATCCGTCCGCAGCGATTCAATTAAAACAAGTTTACGGTAGTAACGCCAGTGATGTAATTGAACAAGTGAAGCATAAAATGGAGGAGTTAAAAGGCTCATTCCCTCCAGGTATGAAATATGAAGTGAGTTATGATGTATCGAATTTCTTAGATGCCTCTATTGATAAAGTAATTCATACCTTAGGAGAAGCATTTGTTTTAGTTGCTCTAGTAGTGTTTATTTTCTTAGGTGATTGGCGTTCTACATTAATTCCAATTATTGCTGTTCCAATTTCATTGATTGGTGCGTTTATCTTCATGAAAGCATTTGGATTAACGATTAATTTAATTACTCTTTTTGCCCTAGTATTAGCCATTGGAATCGTTGTTGATGATGCCATCGTCGTCGTGGAAGCGGTCCACCTAAAAATGGAAGAAGACCATGTTGGACCTTATAAAGCAGTGCAGCGTGTATTAGGAGAAATAGGTGGAGCTGTTGTTGCAATTACATTATTAATGACCTCCGTTTTTGTTCCGGTGGCCTTTATGACCGGACCGGTTGGTGTGTTCTACAGACAGTTCTCTATTACCATGGCTTCTTCAATTGTGTTATCTGGAATTGTTGCCTTAACATTAACACCGGTATTATGTGCTATGATTTTAAAAAATACACATGGACAACCAAGAAAGAAAACGCCAATTAATAGATTTATTGATGCATTTAACCGATGGTTTGAAAAATTAACGGGTAGATACACTAACATTTTAACTAAAATTGTTGATAGAAGATTAGTTACTTTCTTAGTTTTAGGTGGATTTGCAGTGGGAACTTTCTTTGTAAATGAAACATTACCAGCCGGATTTATTCCTGGTGAAGATCAAGGTATGATTTATGCTATTATTCAAACACCTCCGGGCTCAACTTTAGAAAACACCAATGCAGTAGCTAGAAAATTACAAGCCATTGCTAAGAAAGTTGAAGGGATACAATCGGTTTCTTCATTAGCTGGTTATGAAGTATTAACTGAAGGTCGTGGTTCTAATGCGGGTACTTGTTTGATTAACTTAAAACCTTGGGAAGATCGAGAACATTCGGTACATGAAATTATAGAGGAATTAGAGGAAAAATCAAAAGATTTTGGTGCGGTTATAGAATATTTTGAACCACCAGCAGTTCCAGGTTATGGAGCAGCAGGAGGATTATCACTTCGTTTATTAGATAAAACCAATGGGGAAGATTACCATGAGTTTGATCGCATCAATAAAGAATTTATGAGCGAATTAGGTAAGCGTAAGGAATTAACAGGTTTGTTTACATTTTATGCTGCTAACTATCCGCAATATGAAATTGTAATAGACAATCAAGCAGCTATGCAAAAAGGTGTTTCTATTGGAAATGCTATGGAAAATTTGAATATATTAATTGGTTCAACTTACGAACAAGGATTTATTCGCTTTAATAATTTCTTTAAAGTGTATGTGCAATCGGGGCCAGAATTTAGAAGATATGCCAGTGATTTATTGAACTATTACGTGAAAAACGATAAAGGAGAAATGGTACCTTATTCTGCTTTTATGACATTGAAAAAGCGTCAAGGACCAAACGAAATTACTCGTTATAATTTATATAATTCTGCTGCAATTAGAGCAGTACCAGCCAAAGGTTATACTACCGGTGAAGCAATTAAAGCCATTCAAGAGGTAGCTAAAAAACATTTGCCTCACGGGTACGATGTGGATTGGGAAGGTTTATCTTTTGATGAAGCAAGAAGAGGAAATGAAGGAATTATCATTTTCGGAATTGTATTAATCTTCGTTTATTTAGTATTGGCCGCTCAGTATGAAAGTTTTATTTTACCAATGGCCGTTGTTTTATCTCTTCCTGCGGGTATTTTTGGAACATTCTTCTTGTTAAAAATGTTCGGATTAGCGAATGATATTTATGCACAAGTTGGATTAGTGATGTTGGTCGGATTATTAGGTAAAAATGCCGTATTAATTGTAGAGTACGCCGTTCAGAAAAACCAGCAGGGTATGTCAATTTTAGATTCGGCAATTGAAGGAGCAAAAGTGCGTTTTAGACCCATTTTAATGACTTCATTTGCATTTATTGCAGGATTAATTCCTCTAGTTAAAGCAACAGGTGCTGGAGCAATCGGAAATAGAACAATTGGAACTTCTGCTCTAGGAGGAATGTTATTCGGAACTATTTTCGGTGTGATATTAATCCCTGGATTGTATTATATTTTTGGAAAATTGGCAGAAGGTAGAAAAATGATTAAACATGAAGATTTTACACCTTTAACCGAAGAGGTAGACTATAATCATAAACACAAAAAAGATAAAAATAAAGATACAGGACACAATGAAAAAAAATAA
- a CDS encoding efflux RND transporter periplasmic adaptor subunit, whose amino-acid sequence MAKRIVLLLSLGSVLALSSCGSKHEEKEETAKYLVTSPVQQDTLVERKYVCQIHSVKHIELRALEQGYLQKIFVDEGQTVVQGQKMFQIMPNVYQAELSKAKAEAETALIEYKNTKALADKNVVSKNELALAKAKLDKARAEVQLSATHLGFTDVRAPFTGIMDHLHVREGSLLEEGELLTTLSDNSKMWVYFNVPEAEYLNYMTNKSSKDKLKVHLEMANGSIFNQEGIVETIEGEFNNETGNIAFRATFPNPNKLLRHGETGNIIVKNKYPNAILIPQKATFEVLDKKYVFVLDKNNVIHQKEITVAEEEVPYLFIVKKGLSKEDKILLDGLRKVKDGQKVHPDYQDPKQVFHSLEVEAE is encoded by the coding sequence ATGGCTAAAAGAATTGTATTACTTTTAAGCTTAGGTAGTGTGTTAGCATTATCTAGTTGTGGTTCAAAACACGAAGAAAAAGAAGAAACAGCAAAATATTTAGTAACTTCTCCAGTTCAACAAGATACTTTAGTTGAACGTAAATATGTGTGTCAAATTCACTCAGTAAAGCACATTGAGTTACGTGCATTAGAACAAGGTTATTTGCAAAAAATATTTGTAGATGAAGGGCAAACTGTTGTTCAGGGACAAAAAATGTTTCAAATTATGCCTAATGTTTATCAGGCAGAATTATCTAAAGCAAAAGCCGAAGCAGAAACGGCATTGATTGAATATAAAAATACAAAAGCACTTGCTGACAAAAATGTAGTATCTAAAAATGAATTGGCTTTAGCAAAAGCAAAATTAGATAAAGCAAGAGCTGAAGTTCAATTATCAGCTACACATTTAGGTTTTACAGATGTAAGAGCGCCTTTTACAGGTATTATGGATCATTTACATGTACGTGAAGGAAGTTTGTTGGAAGAAGGAGAATTATTAACTACCCTTTCTGATAACAGTAAAATGTGGGTGTATTTTAATGTGCCAGAAGCAGAATACTTGAATTATATGACCAATAAATCAAGTAAAGACAAATTAAAAGTTCATTTAGAAATGGCAAATGGTTCTATCTTTAATCAAGAAGGAATTGTGGAAACTATTGAAGGTGAATTTAATAACGAAACAGGTAATATTGCTTTTAGAGCAACGTTCCCTAATCCTAATAAATTATTAAGACACGGTGAAACTGGAAATATTATTGTTAAAAATAAATATCCTAATGCCATCTTAATTCCTCAAAAAGCTACATTTGAAGTATTAGATAAAAAATATGTATTTGTACTTGATAAAAACAACGTAATTCATCAAAAAGAAATTACGGTTGCTGAAGAAGAAGTACCGTACTTATTTATTGTGAAAAAAGGGTTATCTAAAGAAGATAAAATTTTATTAGACGGTTTAAGAAAAGTGAAGGATGGTCAGAAAGTTCACCCTGATTATCAAGACCCTAAACAAGTTTTCCATTCATTAGAAGTAGAAGCGGAATAA
- a CDS encoding metal-dependent hydrolase, with translation MKITFYGHACLGIQINDVHVLVDPFITGNPKAAHINIDELKADYILLTHAHQDHILDAEVIAKRTDAVIISNYEIASYYGNKGFQFHPMNHGGSWDFEFGTVKYVNAIHTSSFPDGSYGGQPGGFVIEGEHKNIYIAGDTALTMDMKLIPLRTTLDLAILPIGSNFTMDVEDAIVASDFVACDKVLGYHFDTFGYIEIDHEEAKRKFFEKGKDLMLLEIGQSIDL, from the coding sequence ATGAAAATTACTTTTTACGGACACGCTTGTTTAGGAATTCAAATTAATGATGTACATGTTTTAGTTGATCCATTTATTACAGGTAATCCAAAAGCTGCTCACATCAATATTGATGAGCTTAAAGCAGATTATATTTTACTTACGCATGCGCATCAAGATCATATATTAGATGCAGAAGTTATAGCCAAGAGAACAGATGCGGTTATCATTTCAAATTATGAAATTGCTTCATACTATGGAAATAAGGGGTTTCAATTCCATCCCATGAATCATGGTGGTAGCTGGGATTTTGAATTTGGAACAGTAAAATATGTAAATGCCATTCATACTTCATCTTTCCCAGATGGGAGTTATGGGGGGCAACCTGGAGGATTTGTAATTGAAGGGGAACATAAAAATATTTACATTGCTGGTGATACTGCTTTAACAATGGATATGAAATTAATTCCTTTACGCACAACATTAGATTTAGCCATTTTACCTATTGGAAGCAATTTTACAATGGATGTGGAAGATGCAATTGTGGCGTCTGATTTTGTAGCTTGTGATAAAGTATTAGGATACCATTTTGATACTTTTGGATACATTGAAATTGATCATGAAGAAGCCAAGCGTAAATTTTTCGAAAAAGGAAAAGATTTAATGTTATTAGAAATTGGTCAAAGTATTGATTTATAA
- a CDS encoding nuclear transport factor 2 family protein yields the protein MKIQFQILWLFIVLIGCKSTVQSDLKYQIIDSKLQQEIEQMDAQFFQAYNTCDIEKQAAIYSDSIEFFHDKGGLMTSKKALLEGTKTNICGKVTRILIPNSIEVYPIQNYGAIEMGYHRFYNNQEPTAPSKPSKFIIVWKKEHEIWKITKVISLH from the coding sequence ATGAAAATACAATTCCAGATACTTTGGCTGTTTATCGTTTTAATTGGTTGCAAAAGTACGGTTCAATCCGATTTAAAATACCAAATTATAGATTCTAAATTACAACAAGAAATTGAGCAAATGGACGCCCAATTTTTTCAGGCTTATAACACTTGCGATATTGAAAAACAAGCTGCTATTTATTCAGACTCAATAGAATTTTTTCATGACAAAGGAGGGTTAATGACTTCAAAGAAGGCTCTTTTAGAAGGAACTAAAACAAATATTTGTGGAAAAGTTACTCGAATACTTATTCCTAATTCTATAGAAGTTTACCCCATACAAAATTATGGCGCTATTGAAATGGGGTATCACCGATTTTACAATAATCAAGAACCAACTGCTCCTTCAAAACCAAGTAAATTCATAATTGTTTGGAAAAAAGAACATGAAATCTGGAAAATAACCAAAGTGATTAGTTTACATTAG
- a CDS encoding tetratricopeptide repeat protein: protein MKKLVFFLFISTFSLAQKDGFWDKERAFTKEIKLGSGNRTLVKVDELPEGTSEFVYRISLIDENGKITTSLASVLKAIPDPTGISQGTAGAITLTNAVSGDDTCIYGIFTSEKAGTQFLKDGKVDKACYSVKEAINKDSKVISIKNTSCLEHAPNIWFAFENKNWVMSTKIVLEVVAWVDYKMSRGWNLETKKELMAIGERLDWYKKSPKPDAFLAQFMESFAAKYKYSEFKQLLPVEKTRAIELIKEEAIKQSKQTNSYLKEIRYDIRMLMMNNKDKEAIDKYQQLVFDKALATDLDYSQMGALYLKTKQFTKAETYFNKAISLNKAEIRYQLNLAHVYLFTDRVSDAKKIHEQYKNQNISEYVSWIEATKSDFESFEKAGLPTQNFKKILRILD from the coding sequence ATGAAAAAACTAGTATTCTTTTTATTTATTTCAACATTTTCATTGGCTCAGAAAGATGGATTTTGGGATAAAGAACGCGCTTTTACAAAAGAAATTAAATTAGGTTCAGGAAATCGTACCTTAGTTAAAGTAGATGAATTGCCTGAAGGTACTTCCGAATTTGTATATCGTATCAGTCTCATCGACGAAAACGGAAAAATTACAACGAGCTTGGCTTCCGTTTTAAAAGCTATTCCAGATCCAACCGGAATCAGTCAGGGTACGGCAGGAGCCATTACGCTTACTAATGCGGTTTCAGGTGACGATACTTGTATTTACGGAATTTTTACTTCAGAAAAAGCAGGTACTCAATTTCTTAAAGATGGTAAAGTAGATAAAGCCTGTTACAGTGTTAAAGAAGCGATAAATAAGGATAGTAAAGTAATTTCTATAAAAAATACTTCTTGTTTAGAACATGCGCCCAATATTTGGTTTGCGTTTGAAAATAAAAATTGGGTCATGTCAACCAAAATTGTATTAGAAGTTGTGGCTTGGGTGGATTACAAAATGAGTAGAGGTTGGAATTTGGAAACCAAAAAGGAATTAATGGCAATAGGAGAACGATTGGATTGGTATAAAAAATCGCCCAAACCTGACGCATTTTTGGCTCAATTCATGGAAAGTTTTGCTGCTAAATATAAATACTCAGAATTTAAACAATTGCTTCCTGTGGAAAAAACAAGAGCAATAGAATTAATTAAAGAAGAAGCTATTAAACAATCGAAGCAAACCAATAGCTATTTAAAAGAAATTCGTTATGATATAAGAATGTTAATGATGAATAATAAAGATAAAGAAGCTATTGATAAATACCAACAATTGGTTTTTGATAAAGCATTAGCTACGGATTTAGATTATTCTCAAATGGGCGCTTTGTATCTTAAAACGAAACAGTTTACGAAAGCAGAAACGTATTTTAATAAAGCTATTTCTTTAAATAAAGCTGAAATTAGATACCAATTAAATTTAGCTCATGTTTATTTATTTACTGATCGAGTTTCGGATGCTAAAAAAATTCATGAGCAATATAAAAACCAAAATATTTCTGAATACGTGAGTTGGATTGAAGCCACGAAATCTGATTTTGAAAGTTTTGAAAAAGCTGGATTGCCAACACAAAATTTCAAAAAGATTTTAAGAATACTTGATTAA
- the menA gene encoding 1,4-dihydroxy-2-naphthoate octaprenyltransferase: MKNWIQAARLRTLPLSVSGILVGSAYAYYQNQFDGIIFTLAILTTLAFQILSNFANDYGDGVKGTDANRVGEKRLVASGEVTSAQMKQAVIVTGLISLLLALSLIFVSFGQDHFLFSLLFLVLGLASIAAAIKYTVGKNAYGYSGFGDVFVFIFFGLVSVLGSNFLFTKTLDWKLILPAIAIGLLSVAVLNLNNMRDIENDKIANKNTLVVKKGLAWAKKYHEVIILVASLSFMLFCTLLRVPLFPILAINIPLIFHLRKIKSAQHYADFEPELKKVALSTFALSLLFWVSLLINNI; the protein is encoded by the coding sequence ATGAAAAACTGGATTCAAGCAGCACGATTACGAACATTACCACTATCTGTATCTGGAATTTTAGTAGGAAGTGCTTATGCTTATTACCAAAATCAATTTGATGGAATCATTTTTACACTAGCAATTTTAACAACCTTAGCTTTTCAAATATTATCCAATTTTGCTAATGATTATGGCGATGGAGTAAAAGGTACAGATGCCAATAGAGTAGGAGAAAAACGTTTGGTAGCTTCTGGTGAAGTTACATCTGCACAAATGAAACAAGCCGTGATTGTCACGGGGCTTATTTCTTTACTATTAGCTCTCAGTTTAATCTTTGTTTCTTTTGGACAAGACCATTTTTTATTTAGTTTATTGTTCTTAGTTTTAGGATTAGCGTCTATTGCTGCAGCCATTAAATATACAGTCGGAAAAAATGCTTATGGATATAGTGGTTTTGGTGATGTGTTTGTTTTTATCTTTTTTGGATTGGTTTCTGTTTTAGGTTCAAATTTTTTATTTACCAAAACATTGGATTGGAAATTAATTTTACCAGCAATAGCTATAGGTCTTTTAAGTGTTGCGGTTTTAAATTTGAACAATATGCGTGATATTGAAAATGATAAAATAGCCAATAAAAATACATTAGTAGTAAAAAAGGGTTTAGCTTGGGCCAAAAAATACCATGAAGTGATTATTTTAGTTGCATCTTTGTCTTTTATGTTATTTTGCACGTTGTTACGAGTACCGTTATTTCCTATATTAGCCATTAATATTCCTCTTATATTTCATTTAAGAAAAATTAAATCGGCCCAACATTATGCTGATTTTGAGCCTGAATTAAAAAAAGTGGCTTTAAGTACTTTTGCATTAAGTCTACTATTTTGGGTATCTTTACTGATTAACAACATCTAA
- a CDS encoding NUDIX hydrolase, giving the protein MYKVFVNEKPLFLTNQVQKETNFRIYLLETVNFRKVISELFLNKIDSAYLYHPDEKLIMKTLKSKLPVAKAGGGLVYNQKGEVLFIFRNGKWDLPKGGIEKNEEIEDTAIREVEEETGVTGLIITDKLQKTYHIFKRNGRYKLKITYWYKMKTNFTGIPQPQEDEGIEKVAWLKPEEIPLALENSYENIKLLFEEVLV; this is encoded by the coding sequence ATGTATAAAGTTTTTGTGAACGAAAAACCACTTTTTTTAACAAATCAAGTGCAAAAGGAAACAAATTTTAGAATTTATTTGTTAGAAACGGTTAATTTCAGAAAAGTAATTTCAGAGCTTTTCTTGAATAAAATTGATAGTGCCTATTTGTACCATCCGGATGAGAAATTAATCATGAAGACATTAAAGTCTAAATTACCTGTTGCCAAAGCAGGGGGTGGGTTGGTTTACAATCAGAAAGGGGAAGTATTATTTATTTTTAGAAATGGAAAATGGGATTTGCCTAAAGGAGGTATTGAAAAAAATGAAGAAATTGAAGATACTGCCATCAGAGAAGTTGAAGAAGAAACTGGAGTTACGGGTTTAATAATAACAGATAAACTGCAAAAAACGTATCATATTTTTAAACGTAATGGAAGGTATAAGCTTAAAATTACGTATTGGTACAAAATGAAAACTAATTTCACCGGTATTCCTCAACCTCAAGAAGATGAAGGTATTGAAAAAGTAGCTTGGTTAAAACCAGAGGAAATTCCTTTAGCTCTTGAAAACTCTTATGAAAACATTAAATTATTATTTGAAGAAGTATTAGTTTAG
- the pyrE gene encoding orotate phosphoribosyltransferase yields the protein MIFNVNTAQQTAELLLQINAIKLNSKNPFTWASGWKSPIYCDNRIILSFPAVRNYVRDEFVKHIEDKFGRPDVIAGVATGAIGIGILVAEAMGLPFVYVRPEPKKHGRQNQVEGFLQKGQNVVVVEDLISTGGSSLLAVEALRNEGANVKGMAAIFTYGFPISKEKIEEANLEVYTLSNYENLIQKAVDKKYVSEEELETLQAWNSNPAEWGATLL from the coding sequence ATGATATTTAATGTTAACACAGCACAGCAAACAGCCGAATTGCTTTTACAAATAAACGCAATTAAACTGAATTCTAAAAATCCTTTTACATGGGCTTCGGGTTGGAAGTCACCAATTTATTGCGATAATCGTATAATCCTTTCATTTCCAGCAGTTAGAAATTATGTTAGAGATGAATTTGTGAAACACATTGAAGATAAATTTGGTCGACCTGATGTGATTGCCGGTGTAGCAACTGGAGCTATTGGTATTGGAATTTTAGTGGCTGAGGCCATGGGATTACCATTTGTATATGTTAGACCAGAGCCAAAAAAACACGGAAGACAAAATCAAGTGGAAGGTTTTTTACAAAAAGGACAAAATGTAGTAGTAGTTGAAGATTTAATTTCTACTGGAGGAAGTAGCTTATTAGCTGTTGAAGCATTAAGAAATGAAGGCGCTAATGTTAAAGGTATGGCCGCTATTTTTACTTATGGCTTCCCGATTTCAAAAGAAAAAATTGAAGAAGCAAATTTAGAAGTTTACACGTTAAGTAATTATGAAAATTTAATTCAGAAAGCGGTAGATAAAAAATATGTTTCTGAAGAAGAACTAGAAACTTTACAAGCTTGGAATTCGAATCCAGCGGAATGGGGAGCTACCCTATTATAA
- a CDS encoding o-succinylbenzoate synthase has product MKATYHKYILQFKRPSGTSRGVLTEKETWFIVLEQDGKKGIGECGILRTLSIDDRPDYEDKLRWTCENIHLGKEELWKALLEFPSIQFGVEMAFLSLENENPFELYPSAFTEGEKAISINGLVWMGSPEFMKAQIEEKLEQGFTCIKLKIGAIDFQQELDLLAYIRSHFDEKTIEIRVDANGAFHSSEALNKLIQLHVYKLHSIEQPIKAGQITEMSDLCQKTPFPIALDEELIGVFTYEEKVTLLDTIQPQYIILKPSLIGGIKGSLEWIRIAEERNIGWWITSALESNIGLNAIAQFTFTLKSDMPQGLGTGGLYTNNFECPLRIEKGELIYYNKREWEVAF; this is encoded by the coding sequence ATGAAAGCTACTTACCATAAATATATTTTACAATTTAAACGTCCAAGTGGGACTTCACGTGGGGTTTTAACTGAAAAGGAAACTTGGTTTATTGTTTTAGAACAAGACGGTAAAAAAGGAATAGGTGAGTGTGGAATATTAAGAACGCTTTCCATTGATGATCGACCAGATTATGAAGATAAATTACGTTGGACCTGTGAAAATATTCATTTAGGTAAAGAGGAACTTTGGAAGGCATTACTTGAGTTTCCTTCTATTCAATTTGGAGTTGAAATGGCTTTTTTGTCGCTCGAAAACGAAAATCCATTTGAATTATATCCATCTGCTTTTACAGAAGGAGAAAAAGCAATTTCAATTAATGGCTTGGTTTGGATGGGTTCTCCCGAATTCATGAAAGCACAAATTGAAGAAAAATTAGAACAAGGTTTTACCTGCATTAAGTTAAAAATTGGTGCTATTGATTTTCAGCAAGAATTAGATTTATTGGCTTATATTCGTTCTCATTTTGATGAAAAAACCATTGAAATTAGAGTAGATGCAAATGGAGCTTTTCATTCTTCGGAAGCTTTAAATAAACTTATTCAACTTCATGTGTATAAGTTACATAGTATAGAACAACCAATTAAAGCAGGTCAAATAACTGAAATGTCTGATTTGTGTCAAAAAACGCCGTTTCCAATTGCTTTAGACGAGGAACTTATTGGTGTTTTTACCTATGAAGAGAAAGTGACATTATTAGATACTATTCAACCCCAATATATAATTTTAAAACCCAGTTTGATTGGTGGTATAAAAGGAAGTTTGGAGTGGATTCGAATAGCGGAAGAACGCAATATTGGGTGGTGGATTACTTCGGCATTAGAAAGTAATATTGGCTTGAATGCCATTGCTCAATTCACTTTTACTTTGAAAAGTGATATGCCACAAGGGTTAGGAACAGGCGGATTATATACTAATAATTTCGAATGCCCTTTACGTATAGAAAAAGGTGAATTAATTTATTATAATAAGAGGGAATGGGAAGTTGCATTTTAA